CCGGGGTGACCTGCTGGTGAAGCTGGGTCGTACCGACGACGCCCATGCCGCCTATGTGAAAGCCAAGGGCGCGTTGGCTGAAGAAGCTGCCGTCGGTGGTCTGCAGTTGAAGATCGACGACCTGGCCAAAGGGGATGCATGACGTGATGCGTTGGAAGAATGCCGCACTGCTGGCCCTGGCCGTTCTGGCCGTGGGTTGCAGCAGCAACAGCAAGAAAGAACTGCCGCCTGCCGAGCTTCCCAAGTTCACCGAGGAAGTGAAGCTGCAGAAAGAGTGGAGCCGCTCGATCGGTAACGGTCAGGGCGACATCTACAACATGCTCGAGCCGGTGGTCGATGGCGAGCAGATCTTCGCCGCCGACGTTGAAGGCCTGATCGTGGCCATGGACCGCATGACCGGCAAGGTCGCCTGGAAGCAGGAGCTGGACGTTCCGGTTTCCGGTGCCGTGGCGGCTGGCTATGGCATGGTCGTGGTCGGCACCCTCAAGGGTGAAGTGATCGCCCTGGATTCGTCCAGCGGTGAAGAGAAGTGGCGCGCCCGCGTGCCGAGCGAAGTGCTGTCCGCCCCGGCCATCAGCAGCGACACCGTGCTGGTGCAGACCCAGGATGACACCCTCGTCGCGCTGGATGCCTACAGCGGCCAGCAACGCTGGATCTTCGAGAACACCCCGGCGGTGCTGACCCTGCGCGGCACCGGCAGTCCGCTGCTGACCAATCAGCTGGCCATCGCAGGCCTGTCCAGCGGCAAGGTCATCGCCCTGGACGCGCAGCGCGGCATCCCGGTCTGGGAACAGCGCGTGGCCATTCCCCAGGGCCGTTCCGAGCTCGACCGCATCGTCGATATCGATGGCGGCCTGCTGCTCTCCGGTGGCCAGCTGTACGTGGTCACCTACCAGGGCCGCGTCGCGGCACTGGACCTGCAGAGCGGTCGGGTGATCTGGCAACGCGAGGCGTCCAGCTCCATGGGTGTGGCCCAGGGCTTCGGTAACGTGTACGTGACACTGGCCAGTGGCACCGTGGAAAGCATCGACGAGCGTTCGGCGTCGGCACTGTGGAACAACGACGCCCTGGCACGCCGCCAGCTGTCGTCGCCTGCGGTGTTCTCCAGCTACGTCGCCTTTGGTGATCTGGAAGGCTACCTGCACCTGATCAGCCAGGTCGATGGACGCTTCGTCGGTCGTACCCGTATCGACAGCGACGGCCTGCGTGCGCGCCCTCTGGTGGTTGGCGACTGGCTGTATGCCTTCGGTAACGGTGGCAAGCTGGTGGCCCTGACCATCAAGTGAGCCCCGGCCCTGCTGGTCTGGCAGCGCCAGGCGAGCAGAGCAGCTAGGCTGTCTACGAAAAGTACCTGCGCTCGGTGATGCTTCGTTAAAAATCGGTTCGGACTGCTCATTTACAGCTCGTAAACTCCGCGTCCTCACCGATTTTTGCCTCGCCTGACCTTCGCTCGGGGACTTTTCGCACGCAGCCTGGTGCGAGATTTGTGGCCGCTGCCTGTGCAGCGGCTTTTGTATTTTTTGAAATAACGAAGTGGAGAGCCGAATGGTTCCCGTAATTGCCCTGGTGGGCCGGCCGAACGTCGGCAAATCCACCTTGTTCAACCGCCTGACCCGCACCCGCGACGCGATCGTCGGGGACCTTTCGGGTCTGACCCGCGACCGCCAGTACGGCGAGGCCAAGTGGCAGGGGCGCACCTATATCGTGATCGACACCGGGGGTATCTCCGGTGACGAGGAAGGCATCGACGCTAAGATGGCCGAGCAGTCCCTGCAGGCCATCGAGGAAGCCGACGCCGTGCTGTTCCTGGTCGACGCCCGTGCCGGGTTGTCCGCCTCCGACCAGATGATTGGCGAGCACCTGCGCAAGCGCAACAAGCGCAGCTTCCTGGTGGTCAACAAGGTGGACAACCTCGATCCGGACCTGGCCCGCGCCGAGTTCTCGCCCCTGGGTATGGGCGAAGCCCTGCCGATCGCCGGTGCCCATGGCCGTGGCATCACCCAGATGCTCGAAGCCGCCCTGGGCAGCTTTCCCAAGGATGCCGGCGAGCCGGAAGAGAGCGAGGAGGCCGAAGTGGTCGCCGAGGGCGAGGAAGCCAAGCGCATTCCCGGCCCGAGCGAGAAGGACGGCATCAAGCTGGCCATCATCGGCCGCCCCAACGTCGGCAAGTCGACCCTGGTCAACCGCATGCTCGGGGAAGACCGGGTCATCGTCTACGATCAGGCCGGCACCACCCGCGACAGCATCTACATTCCCTTCGAGCGTGATGACGAGAAGTACACGCTGATCGACACCGCTGGCGTGCGCCGCCGCGGCAAGATCTTCGAGGCGGTGGAGAAGTTCTCGGTGGTCAAGACGCTGCAGGCCATCCAGGACTCCAACGTGGTGGTATTCGTCATGGACGCCCGTGAAGGGGTGGTCGACCACGATCTCAATCTGCTCGGCTTCGTGCTCGAGAGTGGCCGCGCCCTGGTCATCGCCCTGAACAAGTGGGACGGCATGGAGCCCAGCGAGCGTGACTACGTGAAGACCGAGCTGCAGCGCCGGCTGTTCTTCGTCGACTTCGCCGATATCCACTTCATCTCGGCGCTACATGGCACCGGCGTTGGTCACTTGTACAAGTCGGTGCAGGCCTCGTTCAAGTCGGCGATCACCCGCTGGCCGACCAGCCGCCTCACGCAGATCCTCGAGGATGCCGTGCAGGAGCACCAGCCGCCGCTGGTCAACGGTCGCCGCATCAAGCTGCGCTACGCCCACCTGGGGGGCGCCAACCCGCCGCTGATCGTGATCCACGGTAACCAGGTCGACGCCGTGCCGCGTGCCTACTCCCGTTACCTGGAAAACACCTACCGTCGTGTGCTCAAGCTGGTCGGCACGCCGATCCGCATCGAGTACAAGGGTGGCGAAAACCCCTATGAAGGCAACAAGAACACCCTGACCGATCGCCAGGTG
Above is a genomic segment from Pseudomonas argentinensis containing:
- the bamB gene encoding outer membrane protein assembly factor BamB, with product MHDVMRWKNAALLALAVLAVGCSSNSKKELPPAELPKFTEEVKLQKEWSRSIGNGQGDIYNMLEPVVDGEQIFAADVEGLIVAMDRMTGKVAWKQELDVPVSGAVAAGYGMVVVGTLKGEVIALDSSSGEEKWRARVPSEVLSAPAISSDTVLVQTQDDTLVALDAYSGQQRWIFENTPAVLTLRGTGSPLLTNQLAIAGLSSGKVIALDAQRGIPVWEQRVAIPQGRSELDRIVDIDGGLLLSGGQLYVVTYQGRVAALDLQSGRVIWQREASSSMGVAQGFGNVYVTLASGTVESIDERSASALWNNDALARRQLSSPAVFSSYVAFGDLEGYLHLISQVDGRFVGRTRIDSDGLRARPLVVGDWLYAFGNGGKLVALTIK
- the der gene encoding ribosome biogenesis GTPase Der, with the protein product MVPVIALVGRPNVGKSTLFNRLTRTRDAIVGDLSGLTRDRQYGEAKWQGRTYIVIDTGGISGDEEGIDAKMAEQSLQAIEEADAVLFLVDARAGLSASDQMIGEHLRKRNKRSFLVVNKVDNLDPDLARAEFSPLGMGEALPIAGAHGRGITQMLEAALGSFPKDAGEPEESEEAEVVAEGEEAKRIPGPSEKDGIKLAIIGRPNVGKSTLVNRMLGEDRVIVYDQAGTTRDSIYIPFERDDEKYTLIDTAGVRRRGKIFEAVEKFSVVKTLQAIQDSNVVVFVMDAREGVVDHDLNLLGFVLESGRALVIALNKWDGMEPSERDYVKTELQRRLFFVDFADIHFISALHGTGVGHLYKSVQASFKSAITRWPTSRLTQILEDAVQEHQPPLVNGRRIKLRYAHLGGANPPLIVIHGNQVDAVPRAYSRYLENTYRRVLKLVGTPIRIEYKGGENPYEGNKNTLTDRQVNKKRRLMSHHKKAEKKRKDKR